The stretch of DNA CCGTTTCCTCTACAAACAACTAGCTGGTTGGACCATTTCTCATAGGATATCAAAGACGTAACACAAACATATTCTAACTATGCTTATCTAACACAGAGCACGTGGAATCGTGGATAATTCCAACACGCGATTCAAGAGAATGCTTGCAAGAAATCTAGCCGCGCAGGTTGTCCTGGCGTGCTTATCAAGAGAATCAAATGGATGGTCCGCTACTTAACCGGGTGAGAGACAATTCAAATAAACATCTCTCGTGAGGTGCGGTGTCTCATCAGTGTCTCTGGTGGGTTCGTACGGGCGCGGTCTGCTCCCTCCGTCCCCTTTTAACTGTCCCTAGGAGAGCGCGCCTGTGAGGGGAATCGCTGTTCCTGAGCGACAGTTAAATCGGGACAGAGGGGGTACTTGTGAATTGTGATCGATCTCGTCCACATGGCTACTCGAGGCAACCATGTCCTCTAATTATTATGGATGCAAAGATCACTCACGACTCACCATCTCGTGAGTCGTAACCATCAGCGTCGAGAGGATCCGGAATATTTTTCGACCAAAGTCATTGTTTGTTGTGTAGGTGAGATAGTAAGAAAACTACACGTGAGATAACAAGGCCTAGGTTCAAGTCCTGCAGATCGTTGTAGTTGGTGGTGCTtgctaaatattttttatatactaGCTTCTTTATTGAACAGATGCATCGTTCCGTACAAAGGTTGCACGCGTACTATAGTACCGTAACAATCTTAATACGAGATaataatttcacaaaaaaataCGAGATAATTAATAATCCTTTTGAGACTAGCTAGCGATTTGCCTCTAGAATTTCATCCATGAGTATGCTGAGCGCCCGTTCATCCGTGGCTAGTGCAGAGTGTCGAACGCCAGCAAGCTTGATGGATTTGAAGCGCTCCTTCTGTCCCGGCTGCTTACCCACCTTCTCCTCCAACGCCAGCATGCTAGCGAGATTGATCGTGTCGTCGCCGTCTCCGTACACCACCTCAGGCAGCCTACCGAAGTCGCCGTCCCAGTAAATCAGCTGCTCCGCCGTCGGGACACCCGTCCCAATCATATAGGTCCACGGTACCATGGGCGCCTCGAAGCAGTCCATCTTCGGGAGCTCGCGCTCTCTGAACGGCCGGACGGCGTCGGCGGAACCGACGGCAACGAGCAGGTCGGCCATGTCGTAGGCCGAGTAACTCCGGTTCCTGGTTACCACCAGCGGCCGGCGCCCAAACACCGCCGGGGACGGTAGGGTCGCCACGGCCGTCTCGAAGGTCCTCCACATCGATCGCATGGCCAGCTGCGGAGCCGCCGGGACGAAGAGCAACCCTACCGGGCCCGTGGCGAAGGCCGTCAGGGCGCGGACGTAGCCCCCGCCGGACCACGTCGGCGCCACCGTGATGAGGTGCTTGACGAAGCTGTCCCGCCACGGGAGCGGGGCGTTCCTGACGAACTCGagcgccaccacgccgccgAAGCTGTGGCCCAGGACGATGGCAGGCCTGCCGCTGTTCCTCTCGCTCGCGTCCTCGATGAGCCTCGCCAGCCGGCGGAAGTAGCGGGAGTAGAATCGGGACGCCTGGCCGGGCATCGGGGGAGCGTACCGCGGGTCGTAGGGAGCTCCGAAGAGGGTTTCTCCCTCACGGTAGCCTAGCCTTTCCAGTGTAGCCCTCAGTGTTCCCAAACAAAACTCCCTGCGTGGAATATGGATCGGAGTAGGCCAAATCATGTAAGCAGCATGCACTCGTGGAATGAAGCTGACTTGTTGATCCATGCATGCTCGGCGAGTTACACCCTCCTGGAGTAGAAGAAGTATGGTTGGGCTTACGGGTGTGTTGGAACCTTGGAGCCGGAGCCGCGGGCGGATCCGAAGCCGGGGACGCGCGACTCGACGCCGGGCAGGTTCCGGAAGTCCCCGAGGACGGCGTCGTAGACGAGGCGCATCTGGTCGACGAAGCACTCGGCGCGCTCGGCGTCCAGCTCCCAGGTGCGGTTCGTCCACAGCCCGAACCACCCCTCCTCCCCTTGCACCCGGCTGCACCGCGGCGTCGAGGGCCGGTAGGCGTCGGCGAGCCGCGCTTCCAGGTCGGGGCAGGACAAGCCGGGGATCAGCACGATCGGGTGCAGGCCGCGGCCGACGACGCCGTCCTCCGCCTCTCGCCGGTTGGACGCGGGGAGGTGGTCTCGGACTCGGAGGGAAGccgggaggagcagcagcagaagcgcAGAGAGCAAGCCGGGTAGCGTGGCGCCCATGGTCGTAGGTAGGTTGTGCGCCCCCGCAGATTTAATTTGATGATGCCCCTTCAACCCTGTAtgcgtgtgtgtatatatacgtTCATCACAACACGTGTACCATGTGAGGAGGCCGGGTAGGTGGTGGAACCAGTTGGGCCGGTGCGTAGCACGTTCATGGGGCCATGTCGCAGTTAGTGCTTATGAGCTTATACCGCCGGTcgggcgcttttttctttttatatttaaaaaaaataaaaatttcaaaaatatatatccgttttgaattatttcaaaaatatcccccggtcgccctcccataagGCGACAGGCTCTTAAtggaatttttttcttcaaatttgcaacgagatctctggaaaaaaaggggggcctgtcgcccccccacaggcgacaggggcctgtcgcccgttggggggggggggggcgacagggtcccctcccCCTAAGTCGCCATGCCGTCAtaccctttgtcatttgagcctaaaaattcaggaaaaaagccAGCCCTTGCCGCCATtctctttgtcatttgagcctaaaaattcatgaaaaaactgtagtggttgccgtgttgtcacatctttttgaaatggtggaagggcactgctattgggtcacgtatgtctgggcaaagaatgcgatatttgggaaacccgtgatcgtcgtgctgagcagtggcaacctgtgatctcgtactcgcagctagatacactatggttcctattttgagctattcgagcgtgtagtcatcatcatcgtcggcaggatctcggccgctaactcctaccgcacctaacttgtccttcattaaatcacagaaaaaaattgcaaaaacttcccttatttcacgagcattatggaacccacaaacataataagttcacatcaatagtatctatagaaacaaatgacaagtaaactagcaaaATCATAAACaacggatacaaataagcggtccacaactatctcattacaaataaacatcagagatacaaacatcagatatatctaaccacccctagggcgtcgaaCCCTCTtggccctctgctgggcacggacatggccctcggagtaggtgagaacatccagagacctcacctgtcgctcaggacacgcaaggggctgcggtgtctgctgctgagagatcccaagtggtgctcctcctagctgtgaataccccaagacatcggggtcaccttgcgcggcaggctcttctggagtcaagcggtcgaagtcgtctaaggtgaaggtcttgttatctggtcgaaaggaggaagaagaaggtccggcgcccgcatcggggtagaatcctacgcaaaaaatgtggatgttagcgtacgctcgtatatgtCGTCATGACAtatagaaaccgaaatacgaaacataaactaacctgtgtagaccggtatctgtggccccggtaccatccctggatacggtccgccagctGGTgatgtccctctaaacattccagtatggccgaacgcagtagctggatcgtatcctgtatgtgatattagtaaatatgtaggaacacttgaccTAATTTTAAaaagatatgtacgttacctgcacttgggaagaactgagatgtcggcccgtgcacggtcgacggacacgggaacgacgacgaggcctgggacgacccgtggctgtcatcgtactgcacacggcttcccaagttgtgcactacctgacgcaactgatcacgctacctcgaccatgcctctgtctgctcaaactgggtcattggggatacggcacgtaccctcgtcaggtaagtcgagcagtccgtctccatcatgttgcaaaggcgaaactgcatccattcagtaaaggtacagttacaaacacataaattatcttatgaatatgaatatatatatatgcaaatatgatcaagagactcaacgcgctagctagtgcctccacgtggtgccgggcatagccatcctgaggcctcacctggtgtggctgcgggtgagtgtcaacaaaaaccagacgagcccgagtccggggtaagtaccaggtgaggtaagccctaaaggagctgtctgtgtgtggtcctgttggatggaccaagtgctcgtctgcctgttcccattggtccacccacggctgcaccttggtgagccaatcatcagagcacggcaagccactccttgacaacctacaaagttgTAACCTCCCGAAAATTcactaaaataaatcatgcgctaaaattgtttttcgtcgttgagctcgactcaaacCCTGATCACTAGTCCCAGAATTTCTCCTGAGCAACCCGACACTTGTTTTCAAtgcacgtcccatccatttccCACCCAGAGCGACGCGTCAAGTCCGACCACCGcgaatctctccctctctttctctctctctctctctctctctctctctctctctcctttttcctccctctcctccctgtgtaagcatctaggccctcaaggtatgtttcggtgattaatgacaaccattattgtgactaatgagtttgtgcagcttaatagatcattatcgctcatttggccatatgtcaaaagaggcccctcaatttcattattcaaaaaggcgatctcggtattcaactcaattttatatcaagactaaggatctttctagtcctaagtgtcataaggttgagaaggacacttaggttagtataggttttatagttttgtagtgatcgcactattaagaggggttaaggctaagtaacttgagcatggacatgatcatttgaaaatggatgcacactatggtcactcaggtttctagaagttcaaataagtggttctcaaactatatctcaagaatatttggatttcattcaagactcaaatcagaaaagacaaaatcagaaaaagtctatacaccagtttaaccgacgctctcaattttctatacgtcggttaaacgaagtcagcagagtctggacaaattcaatacaccggttaaaccgacgtgtttgaaattaacgtcggtgcattagtccagagttggttttttctagggtatttcaagttctatacaccggttaaaccgacgctgtttaaatcaagacgtcggtgcaattgaccagtgagatggtttttcagaggaattcaaaagttgtactcaccggttaaaccgacgataggtttgagttaacgtcggtgcagttgtccagagacttggtttttcagttgatcagtggacaactacactcaccggttaaaccgatgatacgtcggttaatctgcccaagtggtaacggctagttttcagaagtggcagtttacattcaccggttaaaccgatgctggctattggagggacgtcggattaaccggcgctacgcagttttctggcagcttttctccaacggttctatttgtgtgagctgcctatatatacccctccaatgggtcatttcgcccactcttgacaccaggcaacatccatacactcatactatagtcaagagccaccttgagcttcatcattcacatacttgtgcattcaatcaatcaagaagcaagattaaggacttgagtagagagaagctagtgtgcatccgttcttggtgatcggttcttactcaagtgaaggccttagcttgttactcttggtgattggcatcacctaggcgatcttggtgatcgaggtgttttctcgcggagcttgccaaggattgtgggagcccggagaagaagattgtacgtggcttgatctccaccacgccgggatggtgaacggagactcttagtgagcgccctcgtctcggtgacttgggaggtgacaagactctttgagagtgtcacaacgtggattaggggtgtgtgccaacacatcgataccacgggaaaaaatccggtcgtctcttgttcactctctttattcaagcattttccttcttgcaatttactcatgtgcttgacttagagatcataacttagctctaccttgctaggctttactttgcttttatctctcttagcttgtgtaggtagcttagttatccggttggtgaattggtgccctactagctttgcata from Panicum virgatum strain AP13 chromosome 9K, P.virgatum_v5, whole genome shotgun sequence encodes:
- the LOC120646786 gene encoding lecithin-cholesterol acyltransferase-like 1, encoding MGATLPGLLSALLLLLLPASLRVRDHLPASNRREAEDGVVGRGLHPIVLIPGLSCPDLEARLADAYRPSTPRCSRVQGEEGWFGLWTNRTWELDAERAECFVDQMRLVYDAVLGDFRNLPGVESRVPGFGSARGSGSKVPTHPEFCLGTLRATLERLGYREGETLFGAPYDPRYAPPMPGQASRFYSRYFRRLARLIEDASERNSGRPAIVLGHSFGGVVALEFVRNAPLPWRDSFVKHLITVAPTWSGGGYVRALTAFATGPVGLLFVPAAPQLAMRSMWRTFETAVATLPSPAVFGRRPLVVTRNRSYSAYDMADLLVAVGSADAVRPFRERELPKMDCFEAPMVPWTYMIGTGVPTAEQLIYWDGDFGRLPEVVYGDGDDTINLASMLALEEKVGKQPGQKERFKSIKLAGVRHSALATDERALSILMDEILEANR